Proteins co-encoded in one Chroicocephalus ridibundus chromosome 6, bChrRid1.1, whole genome shotgun sequence genomic window:
- the LOC134517656 gene encoding G-protein coupled receptor 55-like, giving the protein MTNSSKECNFTDIDRLAKTLQLGISIPTFILGLILNALALSVFCCFWKKQTKTSVYMINLALADVLLILSLPLKLYYSINKAPGLLCSFIESLYFINMYGSIFIIVCITVDRYICIKHPFEGRANQSPKWAILSCCFIWAVTWLYSSPMYIFQEKNYLKCFHNMSEQVAWSTPVIVSLEVFGFLIPLTVMVFCSAQNILILLNHKSQAKKKVEGSGSLRVIIINLVVFLVCFTPIHLAICLQCLVRQHVIVDCSLKQSISFFIQVSMILANLNCCLDAVFYYFAAKEFREKTHLKKVIELCPVFKPRAT; this is encoded by the coding sequence ATGACCAACAGCAGCAAGGAATGCAATTTTACAGATATTGACAGATTGGCAAAGACCCTGCAGCTGGGGATCTCCATCCCCACTTTCATTCTTGGGCTGATTCTCAATGCCCTAGCCCTCTCCGTGTTCTGCTGTTTTTGGAAGAAACAGACCAAAACCTCAGTTTACATGATCAATCTTGCACTTGCAGACGTCTTGCTGATTCTCTCGCTCCCGCTCAAGCTGTACTACTCTATCAACAAAGCGCCCGGACTTCTGTGCTCATTCATAGAGTCTCTCTATTTCATCAACATGTATGGCAGCATCTTCATCATTGTCTGCATTACTGTCGACAGATATATCTGCATAAAACATCCATTTGAAGGGCGAGCTAACCAGTCCCCCAAGTGGGCTATCTTGAGTTGCTGCTTCATCTGGGCAGTCACTTGGCTTTACAGCAGCCCaatgtatatttttcaagagaaaaattatttgaaatgcttTCACAACATGTCAGAACAGGTTGCATGGAGCACCCCCGTCATTGTTTCTCTGGAAGTCTTTGGATTTCTGATCCCACTCACAGTGATGGTTTTCTGCTCTGCCCAAAACATCTTGATTCTTCTGAATCACAAAAGTCAAGCTAAAAAGAAGGTAGAAGGCAGTGGCTCCTTACGAGTCATTATCATCAACCTAGTGGTGTTTTTGGTGTGCTTCACTCCCATCCACCTTGCTATCTGCCTACAGTGCCTGGTAAGACAGCATGTGATAGTGGACTGCAGTCTGAAACAAAGCATCAGCTTCTTCATTCAGGTGTCAATGATATTAGCCAACCTGAACTGCTGCCTGGATGCCGTCTTTTATTACTTTGCTGCAAAAGAGTTTCGTGAGAAAACACACCTGAAAAAGGTTATTGAACTATGTCCTGTCTTTAAGCCTCGTGCCACATGA